A region of the Arachis hypogaea cultivar Tifrunner chromosome 15, arahy.Tifrunner.gnm2.J5K5, whole genome shotgun sequence genome:
GAAGTGAGTGATGGAAACCTCGGAAGGAATTGAGCTCCCTTGAAGTGATTTGGGTGAAGACGGAGCTACGTTTTGTAACGTCCATCGTGATTTTGGTTGAAGGATTGAGAGAAGAGCGAAATGAGATGAAAGAGgcaatgaaatcagagaagaagaagaagaagaagaagaagaaaggagatggAAGACGGAAGATGCGAACAAGTAAAAATGAAGATTTTAGCGGGACATCAATCAATGGCGGGAAAATCgaattctttctcttttttttattgtaattttgtcGCTGACCAAAAAATATTTCGGTGGTTtacccattttcttttttttttcctcatgctcttggatTCGGCCGGAAAATAAACATTCATTACACTAAAGGCTTGTTTTTTGTGACAAAAGGCTTGTTTGAATAACTACGTTGGGCCAAGACAAAAACAAACAACTCAGGGTtcacgaaagaaaaaaaaaatcaacttgggttggtcgagtggtcaactCACTCGTTCACTTAAATAAGTGCCGATAGTTCGAATCATATCTTATGCATGCAACATAAAAGGGCTTGTTTTAATAAACTTCTAAAAAaacattttgaaatgtttttttttttaataatttgatgtttagatatattatatgaaaatatttattatttaattcctTTTTGACATTCTATTCATGTAATTTTTGTTCAAGCAACGCagtattcctttttaattatgtGTTTGGTAAATATGGGCTAGGCACAATATTGTTGCAACTTCAAAGACATatatgcaaattaaaaaaaaaaaagaacttaatCAATTTACCAAAAACTAGAACCTTATCAATGTCACGAAAAACAAAAATACCTACCAAACCAAAAATTCCTTCGGACAAAAATATGACGTTCATCAGTCTCTTAAAAAAATGAAGTGCATTTGAATCCAAACTTAGGTAACGAACTtgccttaaaaaaaaaagaattaggtAACGAAAAACGTCATGTGACTAGTCATATGTTATTAAATACATCTTACGGTGACCATCTTTGACTGCGTAACATCGGTGACTTCGATGAGAGCGGGCTATGTGAGAAGGGGAGCCTCTCGTTCCCATGAGCCTCGTGAGAGAGATCGAATGAGGCAAGAAGGTGAAGCCCTCCACAGAATAGGAAAAAAGGCCCGAAAATCGGGTGAAGGGAAAAAATTTTCAGGAACGTCAGCTGTGATACCAAGAGTGGAAGAGTGGATGATAACTGAAGAAGCCATGGGGGAAGAAAACAAATCTGCTGAAGTTTGTGTATTAAGCCCCAACAATGTTGTTGAAGCACAAAAAATCAAGAACAACCGATCTTTTGCTTCAATTGTGAAGACAGGAGCCAATCCCACAGAATCTGAAGATGTGATGATGGCACAAAGAAAGAAAGATGTTGAAGAAAATGAAGAGAACACCCAAGAGGTAACTATCGAGAAAATCCCTTCTGTtctgtttaatttaattataagtgAGACTGTAAAAAGGGAAATTCGAAAAGAATGGTGGGACTCTCTTATAGTTAAGTTATTAGGAAGGAGATTATCACTCCAAGCTATGAAACGAAGGCTagaaattatgtgggaaaaaaTGGAGAGTTTAGATGTCATTGACTTAGGGAATGATTTTTTTCTAGTGAGGTTCTATAATTCTGAGGATCTGGATTTTGCTATCACAGAGGGACCATGGAAAATTCTAAATCATTACCTTACTATTAGATTTTGGAAGCCAGATTTCAACCCTTATACTGCCACTATCGATAACATAGCGGTCTGGATAAGGTTACATGGACTTTCCATTGAATACTATAACAGAACAATTTTGGAAAAAATTGGAAACGTAGTGGGGCGCACTCTTAAAGTGGATATGAATACTGCTGAAATCTCCAGAGAAAAATTTGTTAGGATATGCGTGGAGGTCAACCTAGTAGATCCTTTGGTGTCTCAATACCAGATTAATGGAGTAACTCACACTGTGGAATATGAAGGCATTCATCAAGTTTGCTTTCAGTGTGGTAAAGTAGGCCATGAGAAGGGATCTTGTCCTGATTTACTGAAAAATAACAAACAGGATGGAGGGGAAGCTCAGCAGACAAGGATGGAAGTTGAAGATGAGGGCGCTCAAGGGAATTCAGGAAAAAACAAGGGAAAATCGGTAATTGAGGAGAATCAGGAGTAATATGGTCCTTGGATGTTGGTCCAACGCAGTACACGTGGCAAGAAATATTTGAAAGATGGGGAAGGTACGAGCTCTgaaggaaaaagaaaggaaaaggatTCTAGGAACGTGGGTGGAGAACATTCTACCCGTTTTGCAGTACTgagggaagaaaatctaaatgAAAACAACGGTAATGATGAGGCTCAGAAGGATGACGTTAGGGGAACAAAGGACAAAGCGGTGAAAACGACAAAGAATACCATAATGGATACAACAACCTTTAAGAAGAATCAAGCCAACCCACCTAGACCGAAAAGCCCAGAAAAAAATATAGCCCGCTAACACCCCTTAAACACAGCCTCTAACCCCAGCCCAACCACTTTGGCCTAATCTGCACCCACTAGAACACAAAACTTGACCCCCACCAGCTTCCAACACAAAACAACGTCAATTTCCAACCAGCCCAAAATGTGCAAACCTCTCAATCTCAATCCACACAAAAAATCCTTCATAATATGGCCCAACTTTTCCACCCAACTAAATTccatgaaaattggatttctcaAAGTTTGGTGAGTCAAACAGATTCTCAAAATGCAACTGATTCTGGAGAGAACATTCACTCAAGAGAAGACTCTCTAGAACCAAAACCCCCGGATTTTGGGACAATTGACACTAATGAGATGATACAAGCAATTGAGCAAGTTGAACAGCAGTGCCTGCAGGGTGAAGAACAGAATCAAGAAGGAGAACCTCTAACATTAGAGGACATGCAATGTGCTTGAGGAGCTATGTAGCTTTTCTCTGTTTCTTCctactctctcttttcttctatCATATAATGATTATTATCGCTTGGAATATAAGAGGGATTGCGAATAAGGTGTCAATTCGCATTCTCAAAGAAATAAAGCGCCAGAAAAATCCACATATTGTTTTGCTTTTCGAGACTAAGTGTAGTGGAGAAAAAGCTAATGCAGTTGTCAGGGATTTAGGCTTTCAGTTTGCACACAGGGAAGAGGCAAACGGTTTCTTTGGTGGCATTTGGGTTCTTTGGAGTAAATAAGAACTCAACCTCAGAATTGTTAGCTCACACCATCAATTTGTGCATATGGAAGTGAATGATAGAAAGAAGGGTGTATGATTCCTCACTGCGGTTTATGCAAGCCCACAAGACGGAATTAGAAATGCATTTGCTGAGGAAGTGCTGAACATTGCCAACAACATGAATTCCCCTTGGATGTTGATAGGTGATTTCAACGATATTCTAGATGATACAGAAAAGAAGGGTGGAGCTAGAACAGATATTCACGCTTGTCGCCGCTTCTGGAGATAGATTGAAGATTGCAAGCTTATCGACTTAGGTTCTGTTGGTACTAAGTTCACTTGGAAAGGTGGAGTTAGGGAGGGTTTAGATAGAGTCTTTAAAAGGTTAGATAGGGCTCTATCTAACGCTTCTTGGCGGATCAAATTTCAAGAGGCGAGAATTGAAGTTTTACTCAGGGTGAACTCTGACCATCATCCACTTATGGCTAATCTTTTTCCCTCCAGAGTTGACAGAGGAGAAAAGCCGTTTAGATTTGAAGCAATGTGGAAAATTCATCCGAATTTCAATAATTTTGTTAGTGAAGCTTGGAAAAAGAATCTAACCATTCCAATGGCCCTAAAGTCCCTCTCTGATGATATTAGAAATGGAATAGGGATGTTTCTGGACACCTCTTTAAGGAAAAAAGAAGGCTTCTTAACAGGATAGCTGGTATTCAAAATTTTCCTTCTTATGGCACCAATCCTTTCCTAGATGACCTCGAAAAAGAGCTGAGTAGCGAGCTGGACATTATCCTATATAGGGAGGAGGTCTTTTGGCTACAAAAGTCGAGACACCAATGGATTGTTGATGGAGATCGAAATACACGCTTTTACCATACAAAAACTCTTATTAGAAGGCGTAAAAACTGTATTGTGAAACTTAGAAGCAAGGATGGAGCTTGGATTGAAGaccaagaagagatgaaaagttTAGCTAGCAATTATTTCAAGGAGCTGTTCAAGGAAAAGGATCATTATAGGCCTCAATTTCAACTTAACACGACATATCCAAATATGAATGCTACTCATCAGAAAAACATGGTGAAATACCCATCAGCGGAGGAAATTAGACAAGCTTTATTCAAGATAGGCCCTTTCAAGGCACCGGGTGAAGATGGCTTTCCAGCATACTTCTTCCAAGACCAGTGGTATGCCATTATACCTTCCCTTTGTCAATTTATTTCCATGATGTGGATAGATCCGAAAAATATAGGCATTGTCAACAAAACACTCATTGCCCTTATTCCAAAAGTCCAACAGCCTGAGTTCATTGTTCAATTCCGGCCAATTGCTCTATGCAATGTGGTTTACAAATGCCTAACAAAAATCCTGGTAGAAAGAATTAAACCCACACTTAAAGACAGGATCGCACCAAATCAGTCAAGCTTTATACCGGCAAGGGTGATACATGACAACATTATTATTGCTAAGGAAATGGTGCACACTATGAAGAAGTTGAAGGGGAAAAACAAGTTTATGGCCATCAAAATAAACTTTGAGAAAGCCTATGATAGATTGAATTGGGAGTTTTTACAAGGCTGCCTAAGAGAGTTTGGTATTCTGACTCAGATGGTGAAAATCATAATGGCTTGCGTCTCATCAGTTTCTTATTCTTTGCTATGGAATGGATGcaaatcagatttttttcaaCCGTCTAGGGGTATTAGGCAAGGAAACCCAATCTTTTCCTTATCTctttgttgttgctgttgataAATTATCTCAAGCTATAGAAGAACAAGTGGAAAGCGGTGAATGGAAGCCTATGAATGCTGGAAGAGACGGCCCTCCTATATCCCACCTGTTATTTGCCGATGATCTTCTTCTTTTCACAGAAGCTTCCAGCAAGCAAATAGAGGTTGTTATGCAAACGCTAAACTCCTTTACTCTAGCATCTGGCCTAAAAATAAATGCAAACAAGACCTCAGTATACTTCTCAAAAAATGTTGAAACTGGGACTAGGGAATATATTAAAGGAAGAAATGGATTTAAAGAAGTAGACTGTTTGGGACGCTACTTGGGGGCCTTGTTCACTAAtcaaagaagggggaaggagaggTATAAATCGGCTATTGACAGAGTAAGAAACAAgttgaaagggtggaagattaaCTGTCTATCTCTAGCAGGACGGGTCACTCTTGCCAAATTTGTTATAGGGCCAATCTTAAACTTTGATATGAGTTATGCTCGCATACCAAAAGGAGTTTGTGATGAGGTAGAGAGATTACAACGCCAATTTATTTGGGGGGAGAAAGCCAATAGAAGAAGAATGCACGCTGTGAGATGGGAGCTTCTGTGTAAACCCCCTGAACTGGGGGGCCTGGGGTTTAGAAAGCTTTCATGCATGAATGACGCCTTTATTATGAAAACTCTTTAGAGGGTTTTAACAAGCCAGATGAGCTATGGGTTTCAGTCCTTTATGGGAAGTATGAAAGGGGCAAAAATCTTCTGCAGGAATTTCCTATATCTCTAATGATTCAGACCTGTGGCGTAACATGTATAAACTTTGGAATCAGGTTCGAGACAATGTCATCTTTGCTATGGGCAATGGCCAATATATTTGCTTTTGGAAGGACATATGGATTAGAAAGGAAAATCCTCTGCTGGAATACACGATGACACTTATTGAAGCAGATAACACTAACTGCAAAGCCACGAAATATGTGCTCCCAGATGAAAATTGGAACATACATTTGCTTTGTCAACTTCTTCCGATGAACATTGTTGAAAAGATCAGAGCTCAAATGCCCCCCAGTGAAGATATAGGGACAGACAAAATAATGTGGGGCCTTAACTCTCATGGAGACTTTTCGATTTCAAGCGCTTACAAAAGCATCTATCAAGCCCGAGGAGTACAGCATGGAATTTGGGAACTCCTTTGGAGGTGGAAAGGGCCTCAAAGAATTAAAATGTTTAACTGGTTGGCCTTACACAAAAAACTCCTAACCTCAGAACGTCGTGCACGTCTTTTTGGCGTCTCCCCATATTGTCACATATGCAATGGATGCCCGGAAACCTTGGAACACGTTTTGAGAGACTGCCCTAGTGCGTCAAGTTTATGGACACGTTTAATTCACCCTTCTAAGGTACAATTTTTCTTTAGAGCTCCCTTCGATGTCTGGTTTCGTTGGAATTTGACTGAACAAATTGGAAACCACAACCAAAAAGATTGGACTTCAGATTTTCTTATCTCTACCTGGATGCTCTAGAATTGGAGGAACCGTGAAATCTTCGATCCACCTTTTAAAAGACCGGAAGATGCTCGACCAGTGATATATAACTTTATAAATTCAGTGCATGCAGCATTTCAAAGAGATTTGAGCATTAaaggaagaataatgaaaattgagGCAGAAATCCGGTGGAACCCCCCACCACACGGATGGATCAAAATCAATACAGATGGTTCCTCTCTAGGAAACCCGGAATTTGCTGGATGCGGAGGACTCATTAGAGATGAACACGGCAGATGGGTAGCAGGATTTATGCACAATATTGGTACTTGCTCTGCTTCTCAAGCAGAGATGTGGGGTTTGAGAAATGGCCTTAATATGACATGGGAACTTGGATTTAGAAAAGTTGTTGTGGAGATGGATTCGAGTGTTGTCCTGGATTTGATTTCTAACAAGAGCAAGCACAGAGACCAACCTGATCCCATAATCAGAAGTATTGATGGTCTAATAAATAGAGAATGGATGATTGAATTCAGGCACACCTTTCGTAAAGGCAATAGAGGTGCAGATTTCTTGGCTAAGGAGAGTCTTAAGTGTCCTCCAGGCTTTCAATTTGTAGACCTCCCTTCCCCCGCTTTACAGCTCATTCTAAATGATGATTGTAGAGGAATTTCTATCCCCATATTAATCTCAGTTTTGTAATCCTTTTTGGACTCTTAGCCCCGATGTTTAacaaaaaaatgttattaaataCATAGAAtttagattctctaaattttaaatttgtactatagattgtaaagtgtgatcttttaccCTTAAAtggtttctctttcatatttattcttggtcccatctataaaataaatggagagattacactttactctttaaagtgaaattcaaactttagaaaattcaaattcaaatatataactcaatctttctttttttttttaagtcagaatttttatttattggaaTAAAATGTAAATATTTGGTCCAAATAGGATAACAGAATAAAAAAATGGTATATcactatataaattaattttaacatctaAAAGATAATAAGATATATATATTCACAGCAAACAGGCCATAGTACTTTCATAAGTCTTTTTGCTGCTAAGATAATTTTAGAGCTCGTtattaggggtgttcaaatccagACCGATCTAAATTAAACTGTTTATCCAATCCAATTCAAACAAAAAATCGATTAAAATTGTACTAATTCGAATTTGATTGGATTATATTTTTTACAAACCGTTGGATCGGATCGAAATTTTAAATTAACTTTTCATAACTGATCTAATCCAATtcaaaccgcacaatgtgctataatattattattttatcattatatttaattatttataattatacttataacatattccatttgttatacattttttatgttcaaaatgttatttatttatttatattcactaaccaataattttatttctattgcatgttatcgttggctttttaagatattgttgagacttattatgtcattgttgattatttaaaatttgatattgagacttattatatgtatttaattaatttttttaaatttataaaaccgcaaattcaatccaattcaaactgcttgaaattggatcggagcgaattgaattttttcaaaaaaaaaatcatccaatccaaaccgcaatGCAAATAAAATTAGTGTTCGGATTGGATGAGTTTTTTACTCAACCGATCCAAACCGTACCGCGAACACCCTTACTCGTCACCACCTTGTTCTCAAACATCTTTTGGTTCCTCGCATCCCAGATTTTTCAGAGAGTAGCAGCAAATAggcttttcattattttttcaacCGAGCCATTTCCAAATCTTTGAGCCATGTTCCTCTACTATTTTTCGGAAATTTGAGTTGTCGCCAGGTAATGTGAGGGCTTCAATTTCATTCCAGAGTTATTGAAACGACTCTTGACAATAGATCAAACAATGCATTACAGTTTTATCTTCCAAGTTGCATATAAGGCATGTGGCTGAAATTGTTGGCATTTTGAAGCTAACTTTTTATTTCACAGGAATTCTTTCGTGTGCTGACTTCTATAATAATTTCGgattttggttggagttttgagtCTCCAAATTAATCGTCGCATATCTTTTTGTTTAAATATCTCCAAAAAAAATTCTAGTGGTGAATGGAAGGATTGAAATACTAACTGATAACCATAATTAATCGTATAAGTATCTTTTCAATCTTTATCCCAAATTAAACAGTCCTGTCCTGTTGTTCTTTGTATTTGGAGAATAGCTTGAGTCGAGAAActtattgaaattaaattttcattctaaggtttggtttggtaaaactttttgaaaaggcACTACAACAATTCCGGCAGATAGCAgcgaaaatttggtgattttataAAACCGTCGCAAAACAGCAACCTGCGGCACATATAGCAGCGGTTATTGGTTGGGGTTACAATAAGGACTACATTTAGCGGCGATTTTTCTCGAACCGCCGCTATATGTACCGTCGGGTGAGTTATTGTTttacattttgcggcggttttgttTAAATACACCGCCGGAAAATACGTATTACCACATATCGCAATATTTTCTTTAGTAATAACCATCTGTTTATAATCTAGTTAAGCAAACACTACTATCTTAAGCTACATATTTTTAAATCGTTGTTACTTAAACTCGTAACACTTTTTCTACATTCGTTTTACGTAAAACAAAAATTCACAAGTTAAATAAGATATATATGTTaactcatgt
Encoded here:
- the LOC140179022 gene encoding uncharacterized protein, coding for MRAGYVRRGASRSHEPRERDRMRQEGEALHRIGKKARKSGEGKKFSGTSAVIPRVEEWMITEEAMGEENKSAEVCVLSPNNVVEAQKIKNNRSFASIVKTGANPTESEDVMMAQRKKDVEENEENTQEVTIEKIPSVLFNLIISETVKREIRKEWWDSLIVKLLGRRLSLQAMKRRLEIMWEKMESLDVIDLGNDFFLVRFYNSEDLDFAITEGPWKILNHYLTIRFWKPDFNPYTATIDNIAVWIRLHGLSIEYYNRTILEKIGNVVGRTLKVDMNTAEISREKFVRICVEVNLVDPLVSQYQINGVTHTVEYEGIHQVCFQCGKVGHEKGSCPDLLKNNKQDGGEAQQTRMEVEDEGAQGNSGKNKGKSVIEENQE